The Flavobacterium psychrotrophum region CCTTCCAGCAGGGAAACAAGGCAGCCTTGGATGCCCTTCAAAAAATTAAAGCCGCTTAGTAGCTGTATGAAAGCACTTATTTTACTGGGCACCCTTAAAGAAAAGGGTCCATCTAACACGGCTATACTGAGCGAATTTGCCATAAGCTACCTGCAAAAAGAAAATATTGAATGTGAGGTGGTACGCCTTGCTGAGCACAACATCCTGCCAGGCTCATACATCACCCTCGATGCGCAGGATGATTTTGCGGGTATTTATGAAAAGATACTCGGCGCCGACATCCTGATTTTTGCGACCCCCATATGGTGGAACAGCCATTCATCAGAATTGCAACGCATAATAGAGAGGCTCGACGAGGTATACCATATTGTGGAATCGGGCAAGCCCTCTCCGCTTTACGGAAAGCTGGGCGGGGTGATTATAACGGGAGATTCTGACGGCGCAGAGCACATAACCGGCAACATCGCCAACTTTTTTACCTGCATAGGTGTCACAGTACCTGCCTATGCCTCACTGGGTGTTATATGGGAAGGCCACACTAAAGGAAAGACCACACCAAGGGCGGAACTGTTGAAATATTATGAAAAAAAGTATGGGCAGGATGCCGAAAATATGGCTAAATCATTTTCCAGGCTGGGCAACTTACAAAAGAAGAATTAAAACTTAGCAGGGTTTTCCTTTGCGCCAAGGCACATTCAGGCCGTTACCGTGCAAAAATAGGAGCTTTAGTACTCATCATTTAGCCTTTTTGCCTGCAGAGCGTTAATAATACCAGCAGTCGATGCTGTATTATTAAAATAGATATAAATCTGCTTAAAATTTTTACGTACAACCTCATTGTACATATCTGCAATTTGTTCTTCCGTATATTCCGAATAAAACAGCCTGGGGTTGCCATGCATCCGCACATAGCCCTTTTGGTTGGTTTTTATTACAGCAGTAGGTAATTTGGGGTAATTCACACTGCAAAAACTAATATTGTTGCTCTCCAGTATGTCCATGACATCTTCCCTCCACCAACTTTCATTCCTGAACTCGACAACATTAGTAAATTCAGGATTAACAGCCGCAATAATGGCCTCCAGGCGTTCCGGGCTGTAGGTAAAGCTTGGCGGCAACTGAAAAAGCACACACCCCAATTTGTCCTTGAGACCTTCGCGCGCCACCTGATAAAACTTCTCAATATCATCCTTACAATCTTCCATCCTTTTAATGTGGGTAATTGTTTTTGGGATTTTAATACTGAAAAGAAAACCATTAGGTGCTTTTTCATACCAGGCTTCCAGGCTTTTTAGCGTAGGGAAGTGGTAAAATGTAGCATTGAGCTCATACGTATTGAAATAGTTACAATAATAGTCAAACCATTTCTTTTTGGGTAAACCTTCCGGAAAAAAAAGGGGCTGCCAAGATGCGGTAGCATAACTGGAACATCCTATATGTACAGTTGTTTTTTTCATGCGTAAAGTTCCTGGCAATTGGTACAGAAGAAACTGCGGCGCTTTTTGGTCCCGGTATATTCTTTGTGCATAGGCAGTTCGCAGCGTTTACATGTTTTTTTGGTATGGGCCAGCCAGTGCTTTTTCAGGGTACCTTCGTTTTTCCACTTCAAAAAATCAAAGCTATACTCCCTTGCCTGTTCTGCAATTTCTTTGAGTTTTTCATCCGGTATATTCCCGCTACGTGATTCCGGATGCACGTGCACCCTGTATAATACCTCGTTTTTTATAATATTGCCCACACCCGAAAAAATATCCTGTTCTAATAAAGCATCGCATATCATCATATCAGGCTTATGGCTGAGTTTTTCCAGGGCGGCTTTTTCATCCCATTGCTCGTGCATCACATCGGCAGACCAGTCATAATGGGAATTAATGTCACCTTCTAAAATTTTAACGCCAGCAGTATAAATGTTGATTTCCCCGTTATTAAAAGTCAGGCCCAACCGAAGCTTGGCCTCTTTTGTTTCGTTAATTCGGTAGGTGCCAAATAGTAAAAAATGGACGCGTACGGTAAACCCTTTAAAGCACAGTAACAGGTGCTTGCCCCAGGTTTTAATGTCAAGAAGTCTTTTGTTTTCCAATAACGACATGTCTATTGCAGCATTGCCTAAAGCGGCAATGACTTTATGGCCTGTAAATGCTACCATATTTTCTTTAGCAATTATTATACTTGGACCTTCAGGCATACTTGCTTGGATTTAGATTTTATTTTTCATGTACTTTGGATGCTGTCAAATCAGGAGTTGCTTTCCCTGGCTACATTGGCCTGTGGCTGCTCTGTTTCTTTTTCCTCAACATATACCGCATACTCAGCAGGCAATATCCTCTCCCCTTTAAATGCGGCATAGGCACGCGTAAATTCGGCACTGATAAACAGGATGGCTGCGGAATAATATACCCAAAGTAGTATGACGATTAGTGAACCTGCAGCGCCGTAAGTAGAGGCCGTTCCTGACGAGGTGATATACAAGCCAATAATATACCGGCCCAAAAGGAAAAGCAGCGTAGTAAACACAGCCCCCGCCCTTACATCCCTCCATTTAACCTTAGCATCGGGCAGCACTTTATAAATGACTGCGAAAATCAGGCTCAGCACGACCAGGTTTACAATCAGGCTAAGAATGGTAAAGAAAATTACAGATACATCCGGCAGCCACTGCTTCAGCATCCCGTTAAATACACTTAGTGCCCCGTTTACCACCAGTGATACGATAAGCAAAAAGCCCAGGCCAACAATCAGTGAACCTGATAGCAGCCTGTCTTTGATGAGTTTCACCCATCCTTTTTTGGGTTTGGCCTTTACCTTCCATATCATGTTTATCGAATCCTGGATCTCTCCAAAAACGGTTGTAGCACCTATTATCAGGGTAGCCGCGCTTATTATGAGCGACAGGTTCGTATCGCCGGAAAGTTCCATATTGCGGATAATTTTTTGTATCTGTGCCGCAGCCTCATTGCCCACAAGGCCGTTGAGTTCTTTAAATACAGTCCCCTCAATAGCATCTTTCCCAAAAAAGACCCCGGCCAGTGATATTATAAGCAATAGTAAGGGAGCCATGGAAAACAAGGTATAATAAGCAAGAGAAGCACTCAGCTTAAGCCCTTTGTCTTCCATAAATCCTTTCACAGTGTCCTGCAATACTCCTATACTGTCTTTCAAAGTTTTTTTTACATTCATTAAAATCCATCTTTAATCATAATTTTTAAAATTACATAAGAATATCTGTATACTGAAGTATTTTAAGATTTTGAATGCTTATTTAATCTATAAAGTACTTAGTGCATGCTAATATTATTGTAACCTGTACTTAAGACAACTTAAAAATAAATAACTTAGACATAGTAGATTAACGCTCTAATATAAATTACATGAAAACTGCAGAAAAAATAATCATTGCAGGCATTGTGGGTACCACCGTTATGACCCTGTACAGCTACCTAAAGGCAAAAAAAGAAAAGCAGGAATATGTAGAACCGGTTTTAATCAACAAACTGGTGGACAAATCCCGAAACCTACCTGAAGTTGAGGATAATGACAGCCATCCTCTAGGTTGGGGATTACATTATGCAACAGGTATTGCATTTATGGCGGCCTATTATTTATTATGGAAAAAAGTACTGAAAAAGCCAACGCTATCACGCATAACAATAACCGGAGTGACAAGTGGTATCGTAGGGATTGCCGTCTGGAAACTGCTCTTTACCCAACATGATAACCCACCGCACAACTACAGGTACGGCTATTACAAGCAGCTCCTGATAGCACACATTGTGTTTTCTTTTGCGGGAATAGCTACCTACAAAGCATTGGGCCATTCACAAAAATCAGTTAGCTAATATCCGGCCTGTACGCAGGTTCCCCAGGCTGGTAGTAATACCTTGTACAATAATGAAATTTCACTCGACTTCAAACAAGTATATGTCTATTTTGATAACGATGTGAAAGGGTATGCCGCTTTAAATGCCTTACGCCTAAAGGAATTTCCCGAAAAAATAAAACAGCCTTCGATTGGAAGGCTGTTTACATATATTTATTTGAATTTAAGGCTTTAACACTACTTTTACGCAATTGTCTTCTTTCTTATTAAAAATGTCGTACATCTTGGCCGCATCACTAAGCGGTACTTTGTGCGTAATTATATCTTCGAGCACTACCTTGCCGGTTGCAACCAATTCAATAAGATGGTCGATATAATTGTGTACAGGAGCTTGCCCACCTTTAATCTGGATGCCCTTATCAAACCATTGATGCAGCGGGAAGTTGTCATAAGGCGAACCATATACTCCCAGCACCGTTACCACACCGCCACGCCTAACTGCATCGAGGCAGCGTTCCAGTACGCGCATGGTTCCCACTTCACCCTGTATCACGTTCAGCGCTTTCGTCCACACGCCATGGTCAGCTTCCATACCCACCGCGTCCACACACACATCGGCACCGTAGCCACCGGTCATTTGGCGGATTTTTTCAACCGCATCGCCATCATTGTAATTAATCGTTTCAACGTTAGCCGCTTGTTTCGCCTTGGCAAGCCTGTAGTCCTGTATGTCTACAATAATAACACGTCCGGCACCTTTTAACCATGCTGATTTGGCGGCCATAATGCCTACCGGTCCGGCACCCCATATTACTACCGTTTCGCCTCCTTTAAGCCCTGCCCAGTCAATGCCGCTCCAGCCCGTAGGAAATATATCGGTTAGGAATAGTACCTGCTCGTCCGTTAGGTTGTCCGGCACCTTGCGTGGCCCGTAATCGGCATAGGGTACGCGCACATATTCAGCCTGGCCGCCACTGTAGCCGCCGTACAAATCGGTATAGCCAAACAGGCCTCCCCCTTTGCCCTTAAGTAAACCACCTTCAGGCCCGTAATGTTCCGGGTTGGAATTTTCGCAATGTGTGGGGAGGCTCATGTTGCAAAAATGGCAGGTGCCACATGAAATTGGGAAAGGTACTACTACTCTATCTCCAACCTTTAAGTTGGTTATGCCTGAACCTACCTCCTCTACAATGCCCATGAATTCATGGCCTAAAACCAGCGGCTTCGGCTGCGGAAACAGCCCATTGTAAATATGCAGGTCGCTGCCACAAATGGCAGTGGAGGTAACTTTTAATACCACATCGCGTGGGTCTTCAATCTTAGGGTCTTCAACGGTGTCCACCCTAATGTCTTTGGGTTTGTGAAATACTGCTGCTTTCATAGTTGGTGTTGATTTTTATTTTGATAAAGGCTCATTGCCGGTGTTGTTTTGGAGAAATGACGTTTGGTATCTCACCGCTCTTAAACTGTAATATCTGTTTCAGGCTCCGCATAATCGCTTATAGGGTGCGCTTCAGCGGGATGGTTTTCAATGCCTTTTGAATGTTTGTGCTTGTTGTCGTGCCCTTCGGTCTTTACAATTTTGTTATACACGCCAAGCAGCAGAAATGGTGCCGCCCACTGACCTACAAACAGTGCTGACTTATCTTTACCAAGGCACTTTAGCGTGGCAGACGCTGCCATAGAACCTACAGCAGCCCACAAGAACAGGTCTGACGGCAGTTTTGAAGTCTGGTTTTCAATGGCCTTTGCAACAGGTCCTTCAGAATGATCGTTTTGAATAACTGACATAATAATTTAGTTTTTAGTTTATAAATGATATTGTATAAGTTTTACGGTTGACCGCCCCCACCGGCAGCGCCATATATTTGTCCGGTTGCATAACTTGCATCATTTGCTGCCAGCTGTACATAAATGGAAGCGAGTTCTGCCGGTTGCCCTGGCCTCCCCATAGGGGTATCACCACCAAACTGGGTAAGCTTTTCCATGGTAGCACCTCCGCTGACCTGAAGTGGTGTCCATATAGGCCCTGGTGCCACGCCATTTACACGGATGCCTTTCGGCCCCAACTGCTTTGCAAGCGAACGTATGTAATTGGTAGTTGCGGCTTTGGTTTGGGCGTAATCAAAGAGTTCCGGGCTTGGATCCTGTGCCTGTACAGAAGTTGTTCCAATTATAGAAGCACCGGCTTTTAAATGCGGTAATGCGGCCTTTAAGATCCAAAAAGGTGCATAGATATTGGTTTTCATCGTAGCGTCAAACGCCTCCGAAGTAATGTCCATAATGGATTCCTGGGTTTGCTGGCGTGCAGCATTGTTTACTACAATATCAAGCCCACCGAGCCC contains the following coding sequences:
- a CDS encoding SDR family oxidoreductase, encoding MNNDNTMSRRKALGSIGAVLATTVVSPVVANGLDNDYTPSNAGEDPTTKYPRPPFKPQTQTWPGLAGKMNPLPDHGEKSYKGSGRLKGRKALITGGDSGMGRAAAIAYAREGADVAINYYPNEEEDAQEVIKLIKAEGRKAIAIPGDLRDEAFCKKLVEEAVKGLGGLDIVVNNAARQQTQESIMDITSEAFDATMKTNIYAPFWILKAALPHLKAGASIIGTTSVQAQDPSPELFDYAQTKAATTNYIRSLAKQLGPKGIRVNGVAPGPIWTPLQVSGGATMEKLTQFGGDTPMGRPGQPAELASIYVQLAANDASYATGQIYGAAGGGGQP
- a CDS encoding zinc-dependent alcohol dehydrogenase, whose amino-acid sequence is MKAAVFHKPKDIRVDTVEDPKIEDPRDVVLKVTSTAICGSDLHIYNGLFPQPKPLVLGHEFMGIVEEVGSGITNLKVGDRVVVPFPISCGTCHFCNMSLPTHCENSNPEHYGPEGGLLKGKGGGLFGYTDLYGGYSGGQAEYVRVPYADYGPRKVPDNLTDEQVLFLTDIFPTGWSGIDWAGLKGGETVVIWGAGPVGIMAAKSAWLKGAGRVIIVDIQDYRLAKAKQAANVETINYNDGDAVEKIRQMTGGYGADVCVDAVGMEADHGVWTKALNVIQGEVGTMRVLERCLDAVRRGGVVTVLGVYGSPYDNFPLHQWFDKGIQIKGGQAPVHNYIDHLIELVATGKVVLEDIITHKVPLSDAAKMYDIFNKKEDNCVKVVLKP
- a CDS encoding YihY/virulence factor BrkB family protein; translation: MNVKKTLKDSIGVLQDTVKGFMEDKGLKLSASLAYYTLFSMAPLLLLIISLAGVFFGKDAIEGTVFKELNGLVGNEAAAQIQKIIRNMELSGDTNLSLIISAATLIIGATTVFGEIQDSINMIWKVKAKPKKGWVKLIKDRLLSGSLIVGLGFLLIVSLVVNGALSVFNGMLKQWLPDVSVIFFTILSLIVNLVVLSLIFAVIYKVLPDAKVKWRDVRAGAVFTTLLFLLGRYIIGLYITSSGTASTYGAAGSLIVILLWVYYSAAILFISAEFTRAYAAFKGERILPAEYAVYVEEKETEQPQANVARESNS
- a CDS encoding flavodoxin family protein — protein: MKALILLGTLKEKGPSNTAILSEFAISYLQKENIECEVVRLAEHNILPGSYITLDAQDDFAGIYEKILGADILIFATPIWWNSHSSELQRIIERLDEVYHIVESGKPSPLYGKLGGVIITGDSDGAEHITGNIANFFTCIGVTVPAYASLGVIWEGHTKGKTTPRAELLKYYEKKYGQDAENMAKSFSRLGNLQKKN
- a CDS encoding endonuclease; this translates as MPEGPSIIIAKENMVAFTGHKVIAALGNAAIDMSLLENKRLLDIKTWGKHLLLCFKGFTVRVHFLLFGTYRINETKEAKLRLGLTFNNGEINIYTAGVKILEGDINSHYDWSADVMHEQWDEKAALEKLSHKPDMMICDALLEQDIFSGVGNIIKNEVLYRVHVHPESRSGNIPDEKLKEIAEQAREYSFDFLKWKNEGTLKKHWLAHTKKTCKRCELPMHKEYTGTKKRRSFFCTNCQELYA
- a CDS encoding DUF72 domain-containing protein, with product MKKTTVHIGCSSYATASWQPLFFPEGLPKKKWFDYYCNYFNTYELNATFYHFPTLKSLEAWYEKAPNGFLFSIKIPKTITHIKRMEDCKDDIEKFYQVAREGLKDKLGCVLFQLPPSFTYSPERLEAIIAAVNPEFTNVVEFRNESWWREDVMDILESNNISFCSVNYPKLPTAVIKTNQKGYVRMHGNPRLFYSEYTEEQIADMYNEVVRKNFKQIYIYFNNTASTAGIINALQAKRLNDEY